DNA sequence from the Agrobacterium tumefaciens genome:
CGAAAATTGCGATCGATACAGCCAACAGCCTCGTTGCCCAGCGTGAAGCGGAAAAAACCTCCGCTCAGGCGGTGGTGGAACAGCGCAAGGCCCAACTCGATTCCGCATCCAAGACCTATACGCGCTCAAAACAGCTGCTGACCGGCAACGCCGTCTCCCAGCAGATCGTCGACGACAGCGAAGCCGCTGAGCAATCCGCCCGCGCCACACTTGCCTCGGCGCAGGCCTCTCGCGCTGCTTCGGATGCTGCAATCAGCGCCGCCAAGGCACAGATCGTTGATGCCGAAGCGGCTGTCGATGCTGCGCAGGCCGATATAGAGAGCATTGAAACGGATATAGAAGATGCGACGCTGAAATCGCCCCGCGACGGCCGCGTGCAATATCGCATCGCCCAGCCCGGAGAGGTGCTTTCCGCCGGCGGCCGCGTTCTCAATCTTGTCGATCTCGGCGACGTCTACATGACGTTTTTCCTGCCGACGGCCGAGGCCGGCCGCACTTCCATGGGCTCCGATGTCCGCCTGATCCTCGACGCAGCGCCGCAATACACCATTCCCGCCAAGGTTTCCTTCGTCGCCGATGTCGCGCAATTCACTCCAAAAACGGTTGAGACCGAAGAAGAGCGCCAGAAACTGACGTTCCGGGTGCGGGCGCAAATTCCGCAGGAACTGCTGCAGAAATATATTCAATATGTCAAAACCGGTCTGCCCGGCATGGCCTATGTCCGGCTTGATCCGCAGGCGGCCTGGCCTGAAAACCTCGAACGCAATCTCGTCAAGTGACGGTGGCCGCCGTGGTCGCGTCTCCCCAAACGAACGACAAGAACGCACCGGTCGCGCGATTGACCGATGTGCGGCTGACCTTTGGCAGCACGGTAGCGCTGGCCGATATATCGGTGGAGGTCCCCGCCGGCCGGATGATTGGCCTGATCGGGCCTGATGGCGTCGGCAAATCCAGCCTGCTGTCGCTCGTCTCCGGTGCGTGCGCCATCCAGAAGGGCAAAGTGGAGGTTCTGGGCGGCTATATGTCCGATCCACGCCACCGCGAGGATACCTGCCCGCGTATCGCCTATATGCCGCAGGGTCTCGGCAAGAACCTTTATCCCACCCTGTCCGTCTTCGAGAATATCGACTTTTTCGGCAGGCTGTTCGGGCAGGGCAGCAGGGAGCGGCAGGCGCGCATTGCCGAATTACTCAAGAGCACCGGCCTCGAGCCATTCGCCGACCGCCCCGCAATGAAACTTTCTGGCGGCATGAAGCAGAAGCTCGGGCTCTGCTGTGCCCTCATCCACGATCCGGACCTGCTCATTCTCGATGAACCGACCACGGGCGTCGACCCGCTGTCGCGCCGGCAGTTCTGGGAACTGATCGATTCCATCCGCGCCGGGCGTCCGGGCATGAGTGTGATCGTCGCCACGGCCTATATGGAAGAGGCAGCCGGTTTCGACTGGCTGGTCGCCATGGATGGCGGCAAAATCCTCGCCACCGGCTCACCCGCCGAACTTCTCGAACGCACTTCGACCGCCAATCTCGATGCCGCCTTCATCGCGCTTCTTCCGGAAGAAAAACGCAAGGATTATCATGAGGTGCATATCGCGCCACGCAAGGTGACGGATGATGGTGACTATGCCATTGAGGCGTCGCATCTCAGCATGCGCTTCGGTGATTTCACCGCCGTCGACAATGTCAGCTTCAAGATTCCGCGCGGCGAGATTTTCGGCTTTCTCGGCTCGAACGGTTGCGGAAAATCCACGACCATGAAGATGCTGACCGGGCTTCTGGCCGCCAGCGAAGGCGAAGCGAAGCTCTTCGGGCACAAGGTGGATGCCAGTGACATGGCGATCCGCCACCGCGTCGGTTACATGAGCCAGGCGTTCTCGCTCTATTCCGAGCTGACGGTGCGCCAGAACCTCGATCTGCACGCGCGGCTGTTCAAGCTGCCGGAAGAAACCATTCAGCCGCGTATCGCCGAGATGGCGGAGCGTTTCGATCTCGGCGCCGTTATGGAAACCATGCCTGACGACCTGCCGCTCGGCATCCGCCAAAGGCTGTCGCTGGCGGTGGCGATGATCCATTCGCCTGATATTCTCATCCTTGATGAGCCGACCTCGGGTGTCGATCCGGTGGCGCGGGACGGCTTCTGGCAAATCCTCGCCGATCTCTCGCGTAACGATAATGTCACCATCTTCATCTCCACCCATTTCATGAACGAAGCGGAGCGCTGCGACCGGATTTCGCTGATGCATGCCGGCAAGGTGCTGATCAGCGATACGCCAGACGCGATCACCAGAAGTCGCAATGCCGCAACGCTGGAAGAGGCCTTTGTCGCCTATCTCGAAGATGCGTCCGGTGTAAAGAAGACGCAGGCCGCCGCCGTTCCTGCTCCGGCAGTGGCCGTGCCCGCGACGCCGCATGCAGCGCCCGCCCGCAAACGGTTTTTCGATGTCAGGCGCATGTTCAGCTATACGCGGCGCGAGGCGCTGGAACTGCAGCGAGACCCCATTCGCGGCACGC
Encoded proteins:
- a CDS encoding HlyD family secretion protein; the encoded protein is MSKKGLLIGLVVLVIAGVAYFSWSKLKGEGLPAGFVASNGRIEAVEIDISTKTAGRLQDIMAREGDFVKAGQVLAQMDTAQLEAKKRQAEAQLRRAKIAIDTANSLVAQREAEKTSAQAVVEQRKAQLDSASKTYTRSKQLLTGNAVSQQIVDDSEAAEQSARATLASAQASRAASDAAISAAKAQIVDAEAAVDAAQADIESIETDIEDATLKSPRDGRVQYRIAQPGEVLSAGGRVLNLVDLGDVYMTFFLPTAEAGRTSMGSDVRLILDAAPQYTIPAKVSFVADVAQFTPKTVETEEERQKLTFRVRAQIPQELLQKYIQYVKTGLPGMAYVRLDPQAAWPENLERNLVK
- the rbbA gene encoding ribosome-associated ATPase/putative transporter RbbA, whose product is MTVAAVVASPQTNDKNAPVARLTDVRLTFGSTVALADISVEVPAGRMIGLIGPDGVGKSSLLSLVSGACAIQKGKVEVLGGYMSDPRHREDTCPRIAYMPQGLGKNLYPTLSVFENIDFFGRLFGQGSRERQARIAELLKSTGLEPFADRPAMKLSGGMKQKLGLCCALIHDPDLLILDEPTTGVDPLSRRQFWELIDSIRAGRPGMSVIVATAYMEEAAGFDWLVAMDGGKILATGSPAELLERTSTANLDAAFIALLPEEKRKDYHEVHIAPRKVTDDGDYAIEASHLSMRFGDFTAVDNVSFKIPRGEIFGFLGSNGCGKSTTMKMLTGLLAASEGEAKLFGHKVDASDMAIRHRVGYMSQAFSLYSELTVRQNLDLHARLFKLPEETIQPRIAEMAERFDLGAVMETMPDDLPLGIRQRLSLAVAMIHSPDILILDEPTSGVDPVARDGFWQILADLSRNDNVTIFISTHFMNEAERCDRISLMHAGKVLISDTPDAITRSRNAATLEEAFVAYLEDASGVKKTQAAAVPAPAVAVPATPHAAPARKRFFDVRRMFSYTRREALELQRDPIRGTLAVLGSVILMFVIGYGINLDVEDLTFAVLDRDDSTISRDYVLDIAGSRYFIEKEPIRDYADMDRRMRDGELSLAIEIPPGFGRDVLRGKTVEVGAWIDGAMPQRAETVRGYVQGMHQTWLARKAAEIYGSAATQSTFSIETRYRYNPDVKSLVAMVPAVIPLLLMLIPAMLAALSVVREKELGSIVNLYVTPTTRLEFLIGKQLPYVALGMLNFLLLTAFAIFIFQVPFTGSYLAYTTGALLFVIIATSIGLVMSSFMKSQIAAIFGTALLTLIPATQYSGMIDPVSSLQGAGAFIGNIYPATYFMTISRGTFSKGLDFAGLSGSFLPLIIAIPLLLIAGAALLRKQAS